In Vanrija pseudolonga chromosome 4, complete sequence, a single window of DNA contains:
- the sec10 gene encoding Exocyst complex component sec10, giving the protein MSSSPASATPPPRRPAKRNTLQAKPPDTPPRRDPAIQKALQLSTLKDGYSTEEFMSTLSEKLVAESKATPGPFNPTPFMQTFSPALDALLALRSQVGEETKAMESDVRRAHREYGKRLRELDSGFEAVGNSFSTLEGKINDVGRTAARIGEQLESLHQTRSTAQATSLLLTYYFSLVQFTSVTQEEGTPSPLDSLYSARTSRNGRERLALVLRRLMAVAKDVADNASAALDDADAAENAADDAGKHQAHRKALKARAEKERADRVRDEVEKYCEKFEKEVLRLFDKSYRKGDPRMMQHCAKVLQEFNGGKSCVQIYVNQHDFFIQKDNGSSVREDVDADVDGNADIWSTIGDPDAPPPTVEGGLQSLFAEIRSTVSQEAQIVRAVFPNPITVMQVFLERVFGQVIQQRIESLVSRASGISTLAMLRILQLSHVMCTTLVDDLKAYDASLGNQPSRSSKVAADSNSGPLAALLDQSLQEIFVPWLEGSRYLDLETKNLVELYAGLLARFSAYHEAVAKVKPTNLLDRVVNTMPGTAAPNAFHAGTAAMTRLGNMLSSSATSVLPGNSSRPVVPSRSMARLSLQGGSGNLTPTNGPSRQGSLREDPADERRLESDGQVSIVMAERMLRWHAEAVGRVVELSGSADVGKNAFALSKVLAEAIGRSYIGTALDSVLARLEQQESKTEPDLTTLTVLHPVDLVCHLFQRYASTALIPLTGPTTAVRREITAFNQHNVMHIEGKTNEIIQKAIDLIVSWLSTLLQKQRKTDYKPKDDDWRGNTEPCVLSCEFLGKVKDIVDESMSGKNSEAVLTEVGVAFHALLLDHYKKYPINQVGGIMLSKDLASYQEAIVQYGIPPLNDRFDMLRQLGNSFFITKPEELRSYLTEPSSHLGRVDLRLLRPYLEKRSDWSTVSRSMALDDPATFGDSPAGSGAGTPGARKANRLSAMAGALTMARLFDSLRDYEPDHQNGDTTSPRKKDKEGGSPALPPSAFSRQPSTTSQTQTQGRAAPRNMTHMYLPMR; this is encoded by the exons ATGAGCTCCTCCCCAGCATCAGcaacgccaccaccacggcggccgGCAAAGCGTAACACGCTACAGGCCAAGCCGCCagacacgccgccgcggcgcgacccCGCGATCCAGAAGGCGCTCCAGCTGAGCACActcaag GATGGATACTCAACCGAGGAGTTCATGAGCACGCTGAGCGAAAAGCTGGTTGCCGAGTCGAAAGCGACCCCAGGGC CGTTCAACCCTACACCATTCATGCAGACGTTCTCGCCGGctctcgacgcgctgctcgccctccgctCACAAGTCGGCGAGGAGACCAAGGCGATGGAGAGCGACGTGCGCCGCGCACATCGCGAGTATGGCAagcggctgcgcgagctcgactcgggGTTCGAG GCCGTGGGCAACTCGTTCTccacgctcgagggcaagatcAACGACGTGGgacgcaccgccgcgcggaTAGGCGAGCAGCTTGAGTCGCTGCACCAGACGCGATCGACGGCGCAGGCCACGTCGCTCCTGCTGACCTACTACTTCTCCCTGGTGCAGTTCACGAGCGTGACCCAGGAGGagggcacgccgagcccccTCGACAGCCTGTACTCtgcgcgcacgtcgcgcaACGGGCGCGAGAGATTAGCATTAGTACTGCGCCGGCTGATGGCCGTGGCCAAGGATGTGGCGGACAatgcgtcggcggcgctggacgacgccgacgcggccgagaacgctgccgacgacgcaggcAAACACCAGGCGCAccgcaaggcgctcaaggcccgcgccgagaaggagcgcgccgaccgcgtgcgcgacgaggtcgaaaAGTACTGCGAAAAGTTTGAAAAGGAGGTGCTCAGGCTGTTCGACAAGAGCTACCGCAAGGGCGACCCGCGCATGATGCAGCACTGCGCCAAGGTGCTCCAGGAGTTTAACGGCGGCAAGTCGTGCGTGCAGATCTACGTCAACCAGCACGACTTTTTCATTCAAAAGGACAACGGGTCGAGCGTGCGCGAGGATGTGGACGCGGATGTTGATGGGAACGCGGATAT CTGGTCCACCATTGGCGACCCGGATGCTCCGCCTCCAACCGTCGAAGGCGGCCTCCAGAGCCTCTTCGCTGAAATCAGATCGACCGTGAGCCAGGAGGCGCAGatcgtgcgcgccgtcttCCCCAACCCCATTACCGTGATGCAGGTgttcctcgagcgcgtgtTCGGCCAGGTG ATTCAACAGCGTATCGAGTCACTCGTATCCCGTGCTTCGGGCATCTCGACCCTCGCCATGCTCCGTATCTTGCAGCTCTCGCACGTCATGTGCACGACGCTCGTAGACGACCTCAAGGCGTACGACGCGAGTCTGGGCAACcagccgtcgcgctcgtccaaGGTCGCGGCGGACAGCAACTCGGGTCCCTTGGCTGCGCTGCTGGATCAATCGCTCCAGGAGATCTTCGTGCCGTGGCTCGAGGGCTCGCGgtacctcgacctcgagaccAAGAACCTTGTCGAGCTGTACGCCGGCCTGCTGGCCAGGTTTTCGGCGTACCACGAGGCCGTGGCCAAGGTCAAGCCGACCAACCTGCTCGACCGCGTGGTCAACACTATGCCCGGAACGGCTGCGCCAAACGCATTCCATGCCGGCACAGCGGCAATGACGCGTTTGGGCAAcatgctgtcgtcgtcggcgacctcggtgcTACCTGGTAACAGCAGCCGCCCAGTGGTTCCATCCCGGTCGATGGCACGCCTCAGCCTCCAAGGTGGTTCGGGAAACCTCACACCGACGAACGGTCCGTCACGGCAGGGCAGCCTGCGTGAGGACCCGGCCGACGAGAGAAGATTAGAGTCGGACGGACAGGTGTCAATCGTCATGGCAGAGCGCATGCTCCGCTGGCACGCCGAAGCCGTtgggcgtgtcgtcgagctgaGTGGCTCGGCGGACGTGGGAAAGAACGCATTCGCGCTGTCAAAAGTGCTCGCAGAGGCCATTGGACGGTCGTACATTGGCacggcgctcgactcggtcctcgcccgcctcgaaCAGCAGGAGAGCAAGACCGAGCCCGACCTCACGACCCTTACCGTGCTTCACCCGGTCGACCTCGTGTGCCACCTGTTCCAGCGCTACGCGTCCACAGCCCTCATCCCGCTCACTGGCCCTACTACCGCCGTTCGACGCGAGATCACCGCGTTCAACCAGCACAATGTTATGCACATTGAGGGCAAGACCAACGAGATCATCCAGAAGGCCATCGATCTCATCGTCAGCTGGCTGTCGACGCTGCTGCAGAAACAGAGGAAGACAGACTACAAGCCCAAagacgacgactggcgcgGCAACACTGAGCCCTGTGTCCTCTCGTGCGAGTTCctcggcaaggtcaaggacattgtcgacgagaGCATGAGCGGCAAGAACTCTGAGGCGGTCCTCACAGAGGTTGGCGTTGCGTTCCACGCGCTCCTGCTCGATCACTACAAAAAGTACCCCATCAACCAGGTGGGCGGCATCATGTTGTCCAAGGACCTGGCCTCGTACCAGGAAGCGATTGTGCAGTACGGTATCCCGCCGCTCAACGACCGCTTCGACATGCTCCGCCAGCTGGGCAACAGCTTCTTCATCACCAAGCCGGAAGAGCTGCGGAGCTATCTCACCGAGCCGAGCtcgcacctcggccgcgttgatctgcgcctgctgcgcccGTACCTCGAGAAGCGGTCCGACTGGTCGACCGTGTCGCGGTCgatggcgctcgacgacccaGCAACGTTTGGCGACAGCCCGGCCGGCAGTGGCGCAGGGACACCCGGGGCACGGAAGGCAAACCGTCtctcggcgatggcgggcGCGCTGACCATGGCGCGTCTGTTTGATAGTCTGCGCGACTATGAGCCCGACCACCAGAACGGCGACACGACGTCCCCGcgcaagaaggacaaggagggcggcAGCCCCGCGTTGCCCCCGTCGGCGTTCTCGCGACAGCCGTCGACCACCTCCCAGACCCAGACCCagggccgcgccgcgccgcgcaacATGACCCACATGTACCTCCCCATGCGATGA
- the CG13090 gene encoding Adenylyltransferase and sulfurtransferase MOCS3, protein MTAPPPLPRDVPDDEGYPLSLDEYARYGRQMMMPDWGLEGQLKLKAARVAVIGAGGLGCPLLQYLVGAGVGTITIYDHDTVSASNLHRQVLHTTERVGMNKALSACVALAALNPHVNLQPRPEPILPSTALDQLRDHDLVVDCTDRPFTRYLANDAAVRLSLPLVSGAAIASAGQWAVYGGSVGTARRACYRCLWPRVVGDAGSCADNGVWGPVVGMVGTAMASEAIKLVIGREDAQPLLHLLHLGGAPLVRSVRMRGPSVKCIACGPDATITDDLEAVGYDEFCGITPQDEETGLVAGGVGERIGVKDLAEILSPEVVLVDTRPPTEFGICALPHSTNIPLQTILATPDAVPSASDILFICRRGNDSQIAAARLRTARPDARVRDVRGGLTAWSRDVDPKFPVY, encoded by the exons ATgacagcaccaccaccactaccacgaGACGTGCCAGATGACGAGGGCTAcccgctctcgctcgacgaaTACGCGCGGTACGGGCGGCAGATGATGATGCCAGACTGGGGCCTGGAAG GccagctcaagctcaaggcggcgcgcgtcgcggtcaTCGGCGCGGGAGGGCTCGGCTGTCCGCTCCTGCAGtatctcgtcggcgcgggaGTCG GCACCATTACCATCTACGACCACGACACCGTGTCCGCGAGCAACCTGCACCGGCAGGTGCTGCACACGACCGAGCGGGTGGGGATGAACAAGGCTTTGTCGGCGTGCgttgcgctcgcggc CCTCAACCCGCACGTCAACCTCCAGCCGCGGCCCGAACCGATCCTGCCCTCCAccgcgctcgaccagctgcgGGACCAcgacctggtcgtcgacTGCACCGACCGCCCGTTCACGCGGTATCTGGCCAACGATGCGGCGGTGCGGCTGTCCCTCCCGCTCGTCTCGGGCGCAgcgatcgcctcggcgggcCAGTGGGCCGTGTACGGCGGGAGCGTAGGCACTGCCCGCCGCGCATGCTATCGCTGCCTGTggccgcgcgtcgtcggcgacgcgggcagCTGTGCGGATAACGGCGTGTGGGGCCCTGTCGTGGGCATGGTTGGCAccgcgatggcgagcgaggccaTCAAGCTCGTGATCGGGCGGGAGGACGCCCAGCCCCTGCTCCATCtgctccacctcggcggcgcgcccctCGTCCGCAGCGTGCGCATGCGCGGGCCGAGCGTGAAGTGTATTGCCTGCGGACCTGACGCGACGATcaccgacgacctcgaggcggtggGCTACGACGAGTTCTGTGGCATTACGCCgcaggacgaggagacgggcctcgtcgccggcggtgtGGGCGAGCGCATTGGGGTCAAG GACCTCGCAGAGATCCTCTCCCCcgaggtcgtgctcgtcgacacgcGCCCACCGACAGAGTTTGGCATTTGTGCGCTGCCCCACTCGACAA acATTCCCCTCCAGACCATCCTCGCCACGCCCGACGCTGTGCCGTCCGCCTCTGACATCCTCTTCATCTGCCGCCGTGGCAACGACAGCCAAATCGCAGCGGCGCGTCTGCGGACAGCACGTCCagacgcgcgcgtgcgcgacgtcCGCGGCGGGCTGACTGCCTGGAGCCGGGACGTGGACCCCAAGTTCCCCGTGTACTAG
- the dis3 gene encoding Exosome complex exonuclease dis3, producing MAATVAEATSSTRPQITILKRQRQDLPLAQNKFLKKTARGKVLQFLRERYVRDDIPCGFAECHLCAEFPGFKPVLPARGYARHAKFNSKDGHWLVIDTNIVLHQMDLLAALPAQLPLVIPSTVLRETRHRSLPLFNRLQQLVQDEERCVWVWWNEECRETATAGIEEANEVVNDRNDRGELENPGQSSPSVIRQTLHFYPKHIAESSSASPQLILLTDDRRNRELASAEGLTATTTRDYVDGLQGEVRDHLVDLVAGGVDAADPSERKSRRIYDDYLPQEVLSNGVKSGRFLEGYFNASQYNYLEGTVRSPRLPRNILLVGRKAMNRSVDGDLVVVELLPESEWKAPGDEVLDQDVALKDDDVEGDEAGAVEAEKEKDEEMDLEEVKQKDPKEILPTGRVVGITKRNWRAYVCHIDRSSLSDAALTSLSQQTVFATPVSRALPRIRLRTRQAPALIDQKILVTIDGWSTSSRYPDGHFVRALGKVESKEAEQESLLLEYEVPYRPFGKAILNCLPKEGDTWKVPVKSDTSPEWRDREDLRDLVICSIDPPGCQDIDDALHARKLPNGNIEAGVHIADVSHFVHADNPMDSEASSRGTTVYLVDKRIDMLPELLGTNLCSLRPFVERLAFSVIWELTPEGDIVKVRYTKSVIASKEAFTYAAAQKRKDDKSLKDPLTEAIRLLNTLAINLKAKRIAAGALSLSSPELKIHLNSTESTAPIDVEQKEQLETNSLVEEFMLLANISVARKIQEAYPATAVLRRHAPPPKTNFEALQDILMKRKGMKLDVSSSKALADSLDNCVDPDHPEFNTLVRIMATRCMLAAEYFGAGSVSKEAYGHYGLASEIYTHFTSPIRRYADVLVHRQLSAAINYSPLHPSLQSKQHVERMLNVVNKRHRLAQMASRASVEFYVGLALKSRTEGTVNHAVREEAFVIRTFRNGLAVFVSKLGLEGLITFAKDTHEFDPENYLIHVPRPDGSKATIAVFDRVTVDISIEKDANTQRGKVVMTLVEPVSSEGL from the exons ATGGCAGCAACAGTAGCAGAagcgacgtcctcgacgcgcccgcAGATCACCATTCTTAAGCGGCAGCGCCAGGACCTCCCCCTTGCTCAGAACAAGTTCCTCAAGAAGACGGCACGCGGCAAGGTTCTCCAGT TCCTCCGCGAGCGCTATGTTCGCGACGACATCCCCTGCGGCTTCGCCGAGTGCCACCTCTGCGCCGAGTTCCCCGGCTTCAAGCCGGTGCTCCCAGCGCGGGGGTACGCGCGCCATGCCAAGTTCAACTCCAAGGACGGGCACTGGCTCGTGATTGACACGAATATCGTACTGCACCAG AtggacctcctcgccgcgctgccggccCAGCTTCCCCTCGTCATCCCCTCCACTGTCCTCCGCGAGACGCGCCACCGCTCCCTTCCCCTCTTCAACcgcctccagcagctcgtgcaggacgaggagcgctgTGTGTGGGTCTGGTGGAATGAGGAGTGCCGTGAGACTGCCACCGCTGGCATTGAGGAGGCCAATGAGGTCGTCAACGACCGCAACGATCGAGGTGAGCTGGAAAACCCCGGCCAGAGCTCACCCTCAGTCATTCGGCAGACCCTGCACTTCTACCCCAAGCACATCGCCGAGTCGTCAAGCGCCTCGCCACAGCTTATCCTCTTGACAGACGACAGGAGGAACCGCGAGCTCGCATCGGCCGAAGGCCTCAccgccaccacgacgcgcgaTTACGTCGACGGCCTGCAAGGCGAGGTCCGCGACCACCTCGTGGACCTGGTCGCTGGTGgtgtcgatgccgccgaccCCAGCGAGCGCAAGAGCAGGAGGATCTATGACGACTACCTCCCCCAGGAGGTGCTGTCCAACGGCGTTAAGAGCGGACGGTTCTTGGAAGGCTACTTCAACGCCAGCCAGTACAACTACCTTGAGGGCACTGTCCGTTCTCCAAGGTTGCCCAGGAACATTCTGCTCGTGGGCCGCAAGGCCATGAACCGTtccgtcgacggcgacctggTCGTTGTGGAGCTGCTGCCCGAGTCCGAGTGGAAGGCGCCCGGCGATGAGGTGCTCGACCAGGACGTGGCCCTCAAGGACGATGACGTCGAGGGAGACGAggctggcgccgtcgaggccgagaaggagaaggacgaggagatggacctcgaggaggtcaagcAGAAGGACCCCAAGGAGATCCTTCCCACTGGCCGTGTTGTCGGTATCACCAAGCGCAATTGGCGCGC TTACGTCTGCCACATCGAccgctcgtcgctgtccgacgccgcgctcactTCGCTCTCCCAGCAGACCGTCTTCGCCACCCCCGTCTCTCGTGCTCTTCCCCGCATTCGCCTCCGCACCAGGCAAGCTCCCGCCCTCATCGACCAGAAGATCCTCGTCACCATCGACGGCTggtccacctcctcgcgctaCCCCGACGGACACTTtgtccgcgcgctcggcaaggtcgagagcaaggaggccgagcaggagtcgctcctcctcgagtaCGAGGTGCCGTACCGTCCCTTCGGCAAGGCCATCCTCAACTGCCTGCCCAAGGAGGGTGACACCTGGAAGGTGCCGGTCAAGAGCGACACATCCCCCGAGTGGCGCGACCGTGAAGACttgcgcgacctcgtcatcTGCAGTATCGACCCTCCTGGATGTCAGGATATCGACGATGCGCTGCATGCTAGGAAGCTGCCTAATGGCAACATTGAGGCTGGTGTTC ACATTGCCGACGTTTCTCACTTTGTTCACGCGGACAACCCCATGGACTCGGAGGCGTCTTCGCGCGGTACCACCGTTtacctcgtcgacaagcgTATCGACATGCTtcccgagctcctcggcacgaACTTGTGTTCGCTCCGCCCCttcgtcgagcgtctcgccTTCTCCGTCATCTGGGAGTTGACCCCCGAGGGAGACATCGTCAAGGTCCGCTACACCAAGTCGGTCATTGCGTCCAAGGAGGCCTTCACCTACGCTGCCGCCCAGAAGCGCAAGGATGACAAGTCGCTCAAGGACCCGCTCACCGAGGCCATCCGCCTGCTGAACACCTTGGCGATCaacctcaaggccaagcgtATCGCCGCTGGTGCTCTCTCGCTGTCGTCTCCCGAGCTCAAGATCCACCTCAACTCGACCGAGTCGACTGCACCGATCGACGTTGAGCAgaaggagcagctcgagaccaactcgctcgtcgaggagttCATGCTTCTCGCCAACATTAGCGTCGCGCGCAAGATCCAGGAGGCGTACCCCGCTACTGCTGTGCTCCGTCGCCACGCTCCCCCACCAAAGACCAACTTTGAAGCGCTCCAGGACATTCTGATGAAGCGCAAGGGAATGAAGCTCGACGTGTCGAGCTCCAAGGCGCTCGCTGACTCCCTGGACAACTGTGTCGACCCCGATCACCCCGAGTTCAACACCCTTGTGCGTATCATGGCGACACGGTGTATGCTGGCGGCCGAGTACTTTGGCGCTGGTAGCGTGTCGAAGGAGGCGTACGGCCACTACGGTCTTGCCTCCGAGATCTACACACACTTCACATCACCTATCCGTCGTTACGCCGACGTGCTGGTTCACAGGCAGCTGTCCGCGGCCATCAACTACTCGCCACTGCACCCATCTCTGCAGTCAAAGCAGCACGTTGAGCGCATGCTCAACGTCGTCAACAAGCGTCACCGCCTGGCACAGATGGCAAGCCGCGCGTCGGTCGAGTTCTATGTCGGCTTAGCGCTCAAGTCGCGCACCGAGGGGACCGTCAACCACGctgtgcgcgaggaggcgttCGTCATCCGCACCTTCCGTAACGGCCTGGCGGTGTTCGTgtccaagctcggcctcgagggcctgaTCACGTTTGCAAAGGACACGCACGAGTTTGACCCGGAGAACTACCTCATCCACGTTCCCCGACCAGACGGCAGCAAGGCGACGATTGCCGTGTTTGACCGTGTCACGGTCGACATTTCTATTGAGAAGGACGCCAACACGCAGCGCGGCAAGGTGGTCATGACGCTTGTCGAGCCTGTGAGCTCGGAGGGGCTGTAG
- the LCL2 gene encoding Long chronological lifespan protein 2 encodes MPRLILLALALLLPLQVAAQFGNFFQQAFHGGFGGQQRQEQQQQQQGPRREHKGWNELHAVSCRAGYVCPGSLTCVPTPADCPCPYPEDTKCVLPDDRKRDEGEGPPFICVRGDGSCDEAVRFSRGI; translated from the exons atgccgcgGCTCATCCTgctcgcactcgccctcctcctcccactgcAGGTCGCAGCGCAGTTTGGCAACTTCTTCCAGCAGGCCTTCCACGGCGGGTTtggcggccagcagcggcaggagcagcagcagcaacagcaaggCCCGCGGAGGGAGCACAAAGGGTGGAACGAGCTGCATGCTG TGTCGTGCCGCGCAGGCTACGTCTGCCCCGGGAGCCTGACGTGCGTCCCCACGCCGGCCGACTGCCCATGCCCTTACCC CGAGGACACCAAGTGCGTGCTCCCCGACGACCGGAaacgcgacgagggcgagggcccGCCGTTCATCtgcgtgcgcggcgacgggtcatgcgacgaggcggtgcgcTTCTCGCGGGGCATCTAG